CATAGGTAGGACCGTTGGCCGTGGCCACCTGGGAACCGGGATAATACCCCGGTTGACCCGCATTGGGCCCATAGGCGTTAGGTGGAGCGTAGCCGTTGCCCAGCTGGCCGTAAGGGGGTGGCGTGTAGCTGGAATAAGCGCCATTGGGGCTGCCGACACTGTTGCTGCCCCCAATGTAGGGAATGACCTGAGAGGGCGGGGCGGCCACCCCGGTATCCCCCAGAACCACCAGTTGCAGGTTGTCCATACGATCGGACAACGCCCCGCTCTGAGGGACTTTAAAGACTTCTTTTTCCAGTCGGGCCAATCGCATCGTAATATCTTCCTGCAGGTAGGTTTTCCCGAACAGTTTCTGCTCCATCTGGCTGATGGTGGGATAGTCGCTCTCTCCGGCGGCAGGCGCGGGGCCGGTGGCGGATGCGGGTCCGGCGGCAGGCGCTGGAAAATTGGCGGGATAACTGCCTTTCGATGCTTTACTGGTGGCCGGTGGCCTGTTCAGGGGGCTTTTTTTGCCCAGGCCACTGGCCGTGGCCATATTGGGAGAGCCTTTGGACTGGTTGTCGTTATTTTTAGGGGCGGCTTTCGCCGGGGGGAGCGGATTTTTCGGCTGCGCGGACAAGGGTCCCAGCGTGCTGGGGGATAAAGCGGTTTTTAATTTTTCAATGCGGGCCTCCAGTGTACCATTTTGCCGTTGGCCAAAGACGGTATCCTCCAGTCGGCCCACCCGGGCTTCCAGCGGCTCCTGATCGTACTGAACCGCAAACAGCGTACTCTCCAGAGTCTGCACGGTCTGGGTATTGCCCTGAACCGGGGCGGCCATGGTCGGGGTGGCGCTCATTAGCACAGTCACCACACCGCAAAATAAAAGCTGGAGCCCAAAATTGCGTTTCTGCATCATCAGCTTCAAGCACCCTTCCTTTATAATAGAGAGGACTGTTTCTGAACCCAGGTTGTTCCGGAATCCCCACCAATTAATGTTGAGTCACCGTAAAAAATGTAGGTATCGTACCGGGGCCAAATTGGATGATTCTGGTTCAGGCCCGGATGAGAAAACAGGAAATGAGTCACAGTCGGCGGTTTATAATTATTGTAAGCCCCATGCTTTGAAAAGAACAAGTGTCTGTTCGGGTAATAACAAGAGCATGCAGCCGTTCGGGCCATATCAGATATGGTAATATGGTTACAACTGAGCTTTTTGAAGTGTTCCCAAACCCAATCAGGCCTGCGGAGTGAGCAAGACAATCAGTAAAGGTCGCTTCCAGATTAACAAGAACGTCTTTGCCGCTTGTTATCTGGATGTTATGGAGGCCAACAATCAGGAAGTCCGTCTGGTGCTAAGCGCCAAAAAACGGGGCGACCAGCAGGTGGCCATTGGGACTCGTATTTACCTGGATTTGCCCAGCAGTCCGGAGGCGGCCCGGAGTTTTGATACCGTTTCGGTCACCGTGCTGAAAATTGAAGAAAATGATCATCAATTTATCCATGTGTGTAGTCCCATTCAAAAATCCACTCACCCGGAACGTCGTCAGGAACCCCGTAAAGTGGTCGATTTTCCCGTGTTGCTGGTGGACTCCCAGACCCTGTTTTTGGCGGTCAATGGCAACTCCAGCGGCCTGGCGTTACGCTATGCGGCCCAGCGGGCCATGCTCAAGCTGACCATTGGCCAGTCCTACCAGTTCAAGTTTAACTGCAAAGGCGAGGACTGTAACATTCGGGGCGTGGTCAAGCACATTCAGTACGACTGGCAGACTTTTGAGCATCGGGTGGGTGTGTGCTTCCCCAACATGAGCAAGGATGAGGAGATTATGCTGAACCTCATGGTAGACCCCAACTACACGGTACCCATTTCCACCCGGCAAACCATAGATACCGGCGCTGGCAAAATTTCACTGAACGATTAGCCCCATTGTCGCTCGCTTCCAGCCGTTCCAGGTGCGTACGCCATTGGTGATCCAAAAAATTGTTAAATAATTTTAACAATTGATAGATATCGATCAATATTACACTTTGATTCTCCTTTATATATTTATAAAGCAATTTGGATAGGCTGAGTCCAATCTCTCTATAAAGGAGAAACAAATGGGTTTTGCAGCAAGTCAAGCCAGATACATGATGCTCACCGCCCGGAAGAGCGATCTGGAGATACAGGGGCAGTTTATTAACCAGGCCCGTATGCAGTTGGCAAACGTGACCGGAGCCCTGTTTACCATCGCCTCCAACCTGGAGCCGGAAGGGCCAGAGGCACAACAGCTTCAGGCACGGGTTGCGGCTATTCAGGCCATTGATAAGTCTCTGGAGCTTCAGTTAAGAAGGGTCGATACCCAGCGAGAAGCGGTCCAGACCGAGATTGACGCGGTTCGGAAGGTTATTGGAAAAAACATCGAATCCACCTTCAAAACATTCGGTTAACCGGACAACCGGCTGAATCAATCGGGTAGGCAGTTCCTTCAGATCAGGCTGGCAAGCGCGTGGCGCTTACAACATCATCACCCTCAATGGCCAATTGCTGTATCATTGTCTTTATGACTCTCTCATCTCACCGAACCGGTTGCCGGGGCGAAGAAATTGCGCAATCTTACCTGAAAAACAGGGGCTTTCGTCTGGAAGCCCGTAACTGGCGTAGTGGTAAACTCGGAGAGATTGATCTCGTTGTTTATCACCCTGCCCAGTCCATCCTGGTTTTTGTGGAGGTGAAAACCCGCAGAACCGGCTTTTTGGAAAGCCCGCTGGAGGCGATCAGCCCGGGGAAGGTGCAACGCATGCTGCAACTGGCGGAGGCCTATCTGGCCACTCACCCCGGCCATGCGGACTGTGGCGTTCGCTTTGATCTTATCAGTATCGTTTTTCCCGGCAATAACAAACCGGCAGACGTTCTGCACCTGGAAAACGCCTTCGGGACAGATGGCTAACCCTCGGTGGTCTGGATGTTTTTTGGGGAAATCTGTGAAAAGGGTGTTTGCTGATCGGCAGGGCCGCTGAGGGTGTATGATAGACAGGTGCGGCCCTTCGAGGGTCTCATTCTGACGTTGATTCATATTGATAGAGAGCAGGAAACCCCAGTATGCCGAAAGTCACTTTTTTACCCAGTGGACAATCCATAGAGATTGATGGGGAGACCACCTTGCGAGAGGCCGCCCATCTGCTCAATGTCAGTGTGCATGATCGCTGCGGGGGCATGGGTGCTTGTTGTAACTGCATTGTCACCATTCAGGAGGGGCAGGAAAATGTTTGCCCCAAGTCCGTGGTGGAAGAGGCGGTGTTCTACCTGTCCCCCAATGACAGATTGTCCTGCCAGTGCCGCTTGACGGGGGATGTGGTGGTTAAAACCATTTAAGCCGCTGGATTGTGTGATAATAGAAGGTGGTTTTGACACTGTTGTGATTGAATTGAAGCGAGAGAGCAAGGCATGTTATCCAGAAGGCGTTTTACGGGTTTATCGTTAATCAATGGCGCGCTGCTGGGCTTGCTTGCATTCATCCTGGTCCTGGGTGGGGTGATCCTCTATCGGTCTATGAACGAACAGAAAGAAGTGGCCCGTAGTTTTGAGAGCTGGCTTGAGAATGCCAAGGGCTATCAGGAAGCCCTTCGGGTTCAGGCCCAAACCCGAAAGCCGATATTGCTGTATTTTTACGCCACCTGGTGTCCCCACTGCAAAGACTTTGCCGCGAATGTCCTGGCCAAGCCTGAAATGCAGGCTTTTGTGAAAAACTATCCCCACGTCCGTGTTGCCCCGGACAATGGCCAGGCGGAACAGAAACTGATGTCTGAATTCGGCGCGGAAGGCTACCCCACGTTTTACGTGGTTTTGCCAAGCCAAAAACCGGTCATGGTGGATACGTTCACCCTGGAAACCAATCCGCCCCGGCCTAAAACAGCGGCGGAATTCATTCAATCCATTCAGGCCGTGCTGAAATAAGAGGCACACAGTCAATCCTAGAGGGGAACGGAGATGGACAATCCGGGTCATCGCTATTTATTACGGCAGGATCAGGCCCTGTTATTGCTGGTGGATGTGCAGGAGAAGCTGCTACCGGCTATGGGCCATCCGGAGCGTTTACAGGACAGCATTGCCACCCTGCTGAAAGCCTGTGATTTGCTGAGCGTGCCCATTGTGGTCACTGAGCAAGTGCCTCACAAATTGGGTTCAACCGTGCAGGCCTTAAGAAATTTGCTGCCGGTGGAAGCGGCCATTTTTGAAAAAACCAGCTTTGGCTGTGGAGAGTCTCCCGATATTCTGGCGTTTTTAAACAGCCTGGAACGGGAACAGGTTATTCTGTGTGGGCTGGAGACCCATGTGTGTGTTCAGCAAACCGCCCATCAGTTGCTGGAGCGCGGATTTGAAGTGCATTTGATGAGCGATGCGGTTCAATCCCGGGCCAAGCACAACCACAAGACGGCAATTACCCGCATGATCCAGTCCGGGGTTATCCCCTCCACGGTTGAGGCGGCTTTGTTTGAGCTGCTGGCTGATTGTGAGCATCCGGCCTTCCGCGGCGTGCAGGCTTTGATTAAGTAAACGGCCCATGAGCCTCGGATAGGACCCACCCAGCCGGGTGTTAGCGGAGAAGGCTTGGACAGGGCAGGGTTTGGACGATGGGACGGCCTCGTCTAGCGGGTAGCGACCGGCAACTCTTGCTTGCAACGCTCCGTGGCCTCCAGCAGGGCGTCCAGAATACCCGGCTCATCGAAGGCGTGGCCCGCATCGGGGATGATGCGCAGTTCGGCGCCGGGCAAGGCCTGACTGAGTTCATAGGCGTTTTGGGCCGGACAAACCACATCGTAACGCCCATGGATGATCCAGGTGGGAATGTGGGCGATTTTATGGGCGTCTCGCAGGAGCTGGTTCGGTTCCAGCCAGCAGTTATGAATAAAGTAATGGCACTCAATACGGGCCATGGATAAGGCGTGATGGGCCTCTTCAAAGTGATCAATCACCGTGGGGTCCGGCTTTAGCTTGCAGGTGGCCCCTTCCCACTTACTCCAGGCTTTGGCCGCCGCCAGTCGGGTGTGTTCGTTGGGGCTGGTTAACAGCTCGTAGTAGCTTTGCACCAGATTTCCCCGTTTCTCCGGCGGCACGGGTTTGAGATACTCCGCCCAGAATTCCGGGAAGATCCAGCTGGTGCCCTGCTGATAGAACCACTGGATTTCTTCGGGGCGACACAGGAAGACGCCCCGCAACACCAGATGCGTGACCCGTTCCGGGTGGGTTTGGGCGTAGGTCAATGAGAGGGTACTCCCCCATGAGCCGCCAAAGACCAGCCACTGATCAAGGTTCAAGTGCTGGCGAATGGCCTCGATATCGGCCACCAGATCCCAGGTGGTGTTATGCTCCAGGGAGGCGTGGGGGCGGCTTTTGCCTGCGCCCCGCTGATCAAACAGGATAATGCGGTAGTGGGCCGGATCAAAGAGCCGTCGGTGGTTGGTGGAAAGCCCCGCACCGGGACCACCGTGCAGAAACAGAGCGGGTTGCCCTTGGGGGTTGCCCACTTCTTCCACGTACAGGGTATGTCCGTTGGAGACGGGCAGGTAAAAGCTGTTGAATGGTTTGATTTCCGGAAATAAAGTGCGCATGAAAGCCCCTCTTGCCAATCAGGTACCTTATTATACCAGTTTGAATGATGCCCGTTGCAGTATTGGGGGAGGCTGGGCGGTTGCTGTCAGCTTGCGGGCATCAGGGCGTTTAGCGCTTTTTAAGCCGGAAAAATCGAAGGTCAGAGGGCGTATGGGTGGGGTGAAATATTTTTGAGGGAAGGACTGTGCAAGAGAGACGGCTTTTGTTAGGATAAGGCAGAAGCGTGCCCTTGTGGCGGAATGGTAGACGCTGCGGACTTAAAATCCGTTGATAGCAATATCGTGCCAGTTCGAGTCTGGCCAGGGGCATGCTTTTATTTTGATTGAAGTTGGGTTTGAGATCTGAATTGTGGTCTGGGGAAACTATTAGGTTGTAATTATTTGCCAGAGACTTTTATCTATAACAGAGAAGTTGTAACAAATCTAATTTTTCGACTCTTTACTTGAGAACTGTACAAAATGGCTTTTACCCTTGGTATTT
This window of the Vampirovibrio chlorellavorus genome carries:
- a CDS encoding PilZ domain-containing protein, translating into MSKTISKGRFQINKNVFAACYLDVMEANNQEVRLVLSAKKRGDQQVAIGTRIYLDLPSSPEAARSFDTVSVTVLKIEENDHQFIHVCSPIQKSTHPERRQEPRKVVDFPVLLVDSQTLFLAVNGNSSGLALRYAAQRAMLKLTIGQSYQFKFNCKGEDCNIRGVVKHIQYDWQTFEHRVGVCFPNMSKDEEIMLNLMVDPNYTVPISTRQTIDTGAGKISLND
- a CDS encoding YraN family protein, whose amino-acid sequence is MTLSSHRTGCRGEEIAQSYLKNRGFRLEARNWRSGKLGEIDLVVYHPAQSILVFVEVKTRRTGFLESPLEAISPGKVQRMLQLAEAYLATHPGHADCGVRFDLISIVFPGNNKPADVLHLENAFGTDG
- a CDS encoding 2Fe-2S iron-sulfur cluster-binding protein yields the protein MPKVTFLPSGQSIEIDGETTLREAAHLLNVSVHDRCGGMGACCNCIVTIQEGQENVCPKSVVEEAVFYLSPNDRLSCQCRLTGDVVVKTI
- a CDS encoding thioredoxin family protein; translation: MLSRRRFTGLSLINGALLGLLAFILVLGGVILYRSMNEQKEVARSFESWLENAKGYQEALRVQAQTRKPILLYFYATWCPHCKDFAANVLAKPEMQAFVKNYPHVRVAPDNGQAEQKLMSEFGAEGYPTFYVVLPSQKPVMVDTFTLETNPPRPKTAAEFIQSIQAVLK
- a CDS encoding hydrolase; the protein is MDNPGHRYLLRQDQALLLLVDVQEKLLPAMGHPERLQDSIATLLKACDLLSVPIVVTEQVPHKLGSTVQALRNLLPVEAAIFEKTSFGCGESPDILAFLNSLEREQVILCGLETHVCVQQTAHQLLERGFEVHLMSDAVQSRAKHNHKTAITRMIQSGVIPSTVEAALFELLADCEHPAFRGVQALIK
- the pip gene encoding prolyl aminopeptidase; its protein translation is MRTLFPEIKPFNSFYLPVSNGHTLYVEEVGNPQGQPALFLHGGPGAGLSTNHRRLFDPAHYRIILFDQRGAGKSRPHASLEHNTTWDLVADIEAIRQHLNLDQWLVFGGSWGSTLSLTYAQTHPERVTHLVLRGVFLCRPEEIQWFYQQGTSWIFPEFWAEYLKPVPPEKRGNLVQSYYELLTSPNEHTRLAAAKAWSKWEGATCKLKPDPTVIDHFEEAHHALSMARIECHYFIHNCWLEPNQLLRDAHKIAHIPTWIIHGRYDVVCPAQNAYELSQALPGAELRIIPDAGHAFDEPGILDALLEATERCKQELPVATR